The DNA window TTCGCCCGCCTCGCGCACTTCTATCCCAACGTCGTCGACGTGACGTACGTCCGGGGGGGCGTCCCGGCGGTGCTGACGGTCGCGCTGGTGGGCCCGACGTTCTTCCAGACGCTCGGCGTCGCTCCACGCGCCGGCCGCTCGTTCACCGAGGCCGACGCGGCGACGGGCGCTCCGCTGGTGGCGATGCTGAGCCACGAGGCGTGGATGCGCGAGTTCGGGGGCGATCCGGGGATCGTCGGCCGGAGGATCGACCTCGACGGGGTGACCGAGGTGGTCGGGATCCTGCCGCGCGGGTTCGTCAGCCCCATCGGCGAGGCGGACGTGGTGTTCCCGCTCGACATCGGCCCCGCGCTGGCCGACCCGGTCCGCGCGCGCGGGCAGCACTACCTGGGACTCATCGGACGCCTCAAGCCCGGCATCGGCACCGACCAGGCGCAGCGCGAGCTCGCCGGGATCAGCGCCGACCTGGCGCGCGAGCACCCCGGCTCGGGCGGCTTCACCATGCAGGCGGTCTCGCTCCGCGACTCGATGGTCGGCGACACGCGCACCCCGCTGATCGTGCTGATGGCGAGCGCCGCCCTGGTGCTCCTGATCACCTGCGCCAACCTGGCCGGCGCCCTCCTGTCGCGGACGATCTCGCGCCGGAAGGAGTTCGCCGTCCGCGTCGCGCTCGGCGCGGGCCGCGGCCGGCTGGTGCGGCAGCTCCTGACCGAGAGCGTGCTGCTGGCCGCGGCGGGCGGCCTGGCGGGGCTCCTTCTCGCGGTGCTCGGGCTGGCCTTCCTGCGCAAGCTGGCGCCCCCGGCGCTTCCGACGTACGCCGAGTTGTCGCTGGACGGGGGCGCCGTGATCGCCACCATGCTGGTCGCGCTGCTGACGGGGATCGCGTTCGGCGTCACGCCGGCGCTTTCCGCCGGGCGCCAGGATCCGCAGGCGAGCCTCCGGGACGAGACGCGCGGCACCAGCGAGAGTGTCCGCTCGCGGCGGCTGCGCGGCGTGCTGGTGGCGGGGCAGATCGCGCTCTGCGTCAGCCTTCTGTCCGGCGCCGGCCTCCTCGTCCGCAGCCTCTGGGCGATGACCTCCGCGCCGCTCGGCTTCGACCCCGACGGCGTGCTGACGGCGAAGGTACAGCTCCCGTCGGGCAACTACGGGTCGCTGGATTCGCGCATCCGCTTCTTCGAGCAGTACGAGGAGCGCCTGCGCGCCCTTCCGGGGGTGACCGGCGTGGCGAGCACCAGCGAGCTCCCCATGCCGGAGATGAACCGCAACGGCCTGGAGATCGAGGGCGTGGCCTGGCCGGAGAGCGAGCAGCACTTCATCGCCTACTCCAGCGTCTCGGACGACTACTTCCGGACGATGCGCATTCCGCTGCGGCGCGGCCGCACCTTCGGACCGTCCGAGCGGACGAACACGACGCAGGCGATCGTCATCAACGAGGCGATGGCGAAGCGCTACTGGCCCAGGGGTGACGCCCTGGGCGCC is part of the Longimicrobium sp. genome and encodes:
- a CDS encoding ABC transporter permease; this translates as MATLRVRREPGEVTMRDRNAAPVHDQLPAGDRRAGGGRGWLNDFRQDIRFALRSAARAPLLTLLALLTLAVGIGANAAVFGVVKSVLLDALPYDDADRLVRVYGRLEDGSLERSSLSAGTISDLGQRQRSFARLAHFYPNVVDVTYVRGGVPAVLTVALVGPTFFQTLGVAPRAGRSFTEADAATGAPLVAMLSHEAWMREFGGDPGIVGRRIDLDGVTEVVGILPRGFVSPIGEADVVFPLDIGPALADPVRARGQHYLGLIGRLKPGIGTDQAQRELAGISADLAREHPGSGGFTMQAVSLRDSMVGDTRTPLIVLMASAALVLLITCANLAGALLSRTISRRKEFAVRVALGAGRGRLVRQLLTESVLLAAAGGLAGLLLAVLGLAFLRKLAPPALPTYAELSLDGGAVIATMLVALLTGIAFGVTPALSAGRQDPQASLRDETRGTSESVRSRRLRGVLVAGQIALCVSLLSGAGLLVRSLWAMTSAPLGFDPDGVLTAKVQLPSGNYGSLDSRIRFFEQYEERLRALPGVTGVASTSELPMPEMNRNGLEIEGVAWPESEQHFIAYSSVSDDYFRTMRIPLRRGRTFGPSERTNTTQAIVINEAMAKRYWPRGDALGARIHLGPHAEGAWAEVVGIVGDVRNDPALPRPDPMAFASRRQETFGSRVFVIRTGGDPLALVKPAERVLRELDPTLPLRDPAPLRAILDEGLAGRRLPVLLMTAFGALALLLATVGVYAMFAAMAAAREQEFGIRVALGSTPRAIARLVLRQGGVWMAAGLAGGALGVVLIARLLRDLLYGVPQFDPIAIGMAVVMLLACATAALLVPVRRATRVDPTSILR